A single region of the Anticarsia gemmatalis isolate Benzon Research Colony breed Stoneville strain chromosome 11, ilAntGemm2 primary, whole genome shotgun sequence genome encodes:
- the LOC142976514 gene encoding synaptic vesicle 2-related protein-like: MTSKCDADDAPLPFEEALDKTGNGLYNILLVMTSSLILLAIGMDMFGLSLVVHAACDLNLTVSQKGVLTSLPIVGIIVVSYFWGYVSDTRGRRFTLVVPLLVSFVLSCISSLAPHWLFLGIVKFFGVCFTCAANSVTYTLVGESCIQRVRNRYMLLMTCLILLSPAGAAVATYPTLKLDFAAEIPWLGIVYRPWRLLIIVLALPQGIGAVAMYFFCESPKFLYNSGRQDEALDVLRRIYAVNHRGSKEEYPVRALNLDEQTQKKKMSFIKAMYEQSAPLFRPPFLWRSLQMFYIIGVVYITNNSFLVWLPHILNLIRLSMEGGGVSGNICQLISTKPVVEEHINTTIVTELAPEACDSSVETNVILTLIASQSCFAFLNFLISYLPNRRRVVLISILCISSASGICLNLVPEPISSVFFFMAFTCTCLGMGIMASYFVNIYPTSYRGMASCLSIMVGRTCTFIGINLVGNVIFTHCQLTFYLWSLLVFSSVVAAWFLPKDQPVITKTEPITKTDTKPEAV, from the exons GGAATGGCCTCTACAACATACTCCTAGTGATGACGTCATCGCTGATCCTGCTGGCCATCGGCATGGACATGTTCGGCCTCAGCCTGGTGGTCCATGCGGCCTGTGACCTCAATCTGACTGTCTCACAGAAGGGGGTCCTCACTTCTCTTCCTATTGTAG GTATAATAGTAGTATCATATTTCTGGGGCTACGTGTCAGACACTCGTGGCCGACGGTTCACGCTGGTGGTGCCGCTGCTAGTCTCCTTCGTACTGTCCTGCATCAGCAGCCTGGCGCCTCACTGGCTGTTCCTCGGCATTGTCAAGTTTTTTGGAGTCTGTTT CACGTGTGCAGCCAACTCCGTCACTTACACCCTGGTGGGAGAGTCTTGTATACAGAGAGTGAGGAACCGGTACATGCTGCTGATGACCTGTCTCATACTGCTGTCACCAGCTGGTGCCGCGG TGGCAACCTACCCTACACTGAAACTTGACTTCGCAGCGGAGATACCCTGGCTGGGCATAGTGTACAGACCCTGGAGGCTACTCATCATAGTCCTAGCACTACCACAGGGTATTGGAGCGGTCGCCATGTATTTCTTCTGCGAGTCACCTAAGTTCCTGTACAATTCTGGCAGGCAGGACGAGGCTTTGGACGTCCTGAGGCGGATATATGCTGTTAATCATCGAGGATCTAAAGAGGAATATCCA GTCCGCGCTCTGAACCTGGATGAACAAACTCAGAAGAAGAAGATGTCTTTCATCAAGGCAATGTATGAGCAGAGTGCCCCACTGTTCCGTCCACCCTTCTTATGGAGGAGTCTACAGATGTTCTACATCATTGGTGTCGTTTATATCAC AAATAACAGCTTCTTGGTCTGGTTGCCACACATCTTGAACTTGATCAGACTATCAATGGAGGGTGGTGGCGTCTCCGGGAACATCTGTCAGCTGATCAGCACCAAGCCAGTGGTGGAGGAGCACATTAATACCACTATCGTTACTGAACTG GCACCAGAAGCATGTGACAGTTCAGTAGAAACCAACGTAATCTTAACCCTCATCGCCTCTCAGTCCTGCTTCGCATTCCTCAACTTCCTCATCTCGTACTTGCCGAACAGACGGCGAGTGGTCCTCATCAGCATCCTCTGCATCTCCTCAGCCAGCGGGATCTGTTTGAACTTGGTGCCGGAGCCGATCTCCAGTGTGTTCTTCTTTATGGCCTTTACCTGCACTTGTTTAGGTATGGGCATCATGGCCTCGTACTTCGTTAATATTTATCCTACTTCTTATAG AGGTATGGCCTCCTGCCTAAGTATAATGGTGGGTCGAACCTGCACGTTCATCGGTATCAACCTGGTGGGCAACGTGATCTTCACGCACTGCCAGCTCACCTTCTATCTGTGGTCGCTGCTTGTATTCA GTAGTGTTGTAGCAGCATGGTTCCTACCTAAAGATCAACCAGTGATAACCAAAACGGAACCAATAACAAAAACCGACACAAAACCAGAGGCTGTATAA